One window of Legionella pneumophila subsp. pneumophila str. Philadelphia 1 genomic DNA carries:
- a CDS encoding PH domain-containing protein: MAENTTESNVIYFTRLHWIIFFGPFVGLGLVMAIYIYIIQLREVSLFLGFFALIWILITWVTYHFSSITIKRKQVILRTGIIVRQTVDIPLNKIETIDIRQSILGSILSYGTLIITGTGGTRYLINYLYKPLTCRRYIEQLMNEPH, from the coding sequence ATGGCTGAAAATACTACAGAAAGTAATGTCATTTATTTTACCAGATTGCATTGGATCATATTTTTTGGTCCTTTCGTTGGATTGGGTTTAGTGATGGCAATTTATATTTATATCATCCAGTTGCGCGAAGTGAGTCTTTTTTTAGGATTTTTTGCACTGATCTGGATATTGATTACCTGGGTAACCTATCATTTTTCTTCCATTACCATAAAAAGGAAGCAAGTTATTTTACGTACCGGTATCATAGTAAGGCAAACGGTGGATATCCCCCTGAATAAAATTGAAACGATAGACATACGTCAATCCATTTTAGGCAGTATTTTAAGTTATGGTACTTTGATAATCACAGGAACTGGTGGAACTCGCTATTTAATTAATTATTTATATAAACCGTTAACCTGCAGACGCTACATTGAACAATTGATGAATGAACCACACTAA
- a CDS encoding DUF721 domain-containing protein → MKSISQCLNKQLSTICQHSMQLEELSLKISAFLPSHFISKCQVGSFNKGCLVLTTTNAAFASEIRYLLPELRDKLRKEAGLYQLSSIKITIIAPSSQIENPAQKKSLTLSEKAKATIISESQHCTYEPLKKALLHLAQSE, encoded by the coding sequence ATGAAATCAATCAGTCAATGCCTAAACAAGCAACTCAGTACAATTTGCCAGCATTCTATGCAATTGGAAGAGTTATCTCTTAAAATTTCTGCATTTCTTCCTTCCCATTTCATTTCTAAATGTCAAGTAGGTAGTTTTAATAAAGGGTGTTTGGTTTTAACCACAACCAATGCTGCTTTTGCGTCCGAAATACGTTATTTACTTCCTGAATTACGGGATAAATTAAGAAAAGAAGCCGGCCTTTATCAGCTGTCTTCAATTAAAATTACCATCATTGCTCCCTCCTCTCAAATCGAAAACCCTGCACAAAAAAAATCTCTTACCCTGTCTGAAAAAGCCAAGGCAACCATTATTAGTGAGAGCCAACACTGTACTTATGAGCCACTGAAAAAGGCATTACTGCATTTAGCTCAAAGTGAATAA
- the lem28 gene encoding Dot/Icm T4SS effector Lem28 has protein sequence MYSDFFFTIMLKYSTNMLELAMPKINKIVNGTDLTPHYLSEPNKEFKIYRYNNEVYAVRFENDEPMDYVLMWKSHKSEHTQNSEMIKNTEEDYKELGKGEQGTVYEKTEDKAMKVSRGRHPREFYEEINLHIIEQQFFLKYHGIQEHFVLGLWNIKNEENVYFYMPKINAIPINKKIDQPKIEEFVLALKELNDAGYWHPDLANNPYHISPQNLIATEEMVKTIDLDGGFRYDKGRVDELSRKSLVYGKDQWLYVYNFIYPPTDEEDHRIDWRVPIEKWYENNRDESLSDNPHTLLRFYHEGLISLPKKLAHDLHETILEELSQDKKFKKHSHEVGVNRFFSPKKQEIYEGLKGDGLKKVILKELRDSLAEIRTMEQLEEKKLEFLASPEMQILAEGQDKTTKALNLKTSSRKKVMVIFKEAEERILNSPNVSI, from the coding sequence TTGTATTCTGATTTTTTTTTCACTATAATGCTCAAATATTCAACTAATATGTTAGAGCTTGCTATGCCTAAAATAAATAAAATTGTTAATGGAACAGACCTAACCCCCCATTATCTGAGTGAGCCAAACAAAGAATTTAAAATCTATCGTTATAATAACGAAGTTTATGCTGTTCGTTTTGAGAATGATGAACCCATGGATTATGTTTTAATGTGGAAAAGTCACAAGAGTGAGCATACGCAGAACAGTGAAATGATTAAAAATACTGAAGAGGATTATAAGGAGCTTGGAAAAGGAGAACAAGGAACGGTATATGAGAAAACAGAAGATAAGGCTATGAAAGTATCTCGAGGCAGACATCCAAGAGAATTTTATGAAGAAATTAACCTCCATATTATAGAACAGCAATTTTTCCTTAAATATCATGGCATTCAAGAACACTTTGTTCTAGGACTCTGGAATATCAAAAATGAAGAAAACGTGTATTTCTACATGCCTAAAATCAATGCGATCCCTATTAATAAAAAAATCGACCAGCCCAAAATTGAGGAATTTGTTCTTGCGCTTAAAGAACTTAATGATGCAGGGTACTGGCATCCTGATTTGGCAAATAATCCTTATCATATTAGTCCACAAAATCTGATTGCAACAGAAGAAATGGTAAAGACTATTGATCTTGATGGTGGCTTTCGGTACGACAAGGGAAGAGTTGATGAACTCAGCAGGAAGTCTCTTGTTTATGGTAAAGATCAATGGCTATATGTCTATAATTTCATCTATCCACCCACCGATGAGGAGGATCACAGAATTGATTGGAGAGTCCCTATAGAGAAATGGTATGAAAATAACAGAGACGAATCTTTATCGGATAATCCCCATACGTTGCTTCGATTTTACCATGAGGGACTTATATCATTGCCAAAAAAACTTGCTCATGATCTGCATGAGACAATATTAGAAGAGTTATCTCAGGATAAAAAATTTAAAAAACATTCGCATGAGGTAGGGGTGAATCGCTTTTTTAGCCCGAAAAAACAAGAAATCTATGAGGGTTTAAAGGGTGATGGGCTAAAAAAAGTGATCCTGAAAGAACTTAGAGATTCGTTGGCTGAGATAAGAACAATGGAGCAATTGGAGGAAAAAAAACTGGAGTTTTTAGCTTCCCCAGAAATGCAAATTCTTGCTGAAGGTCAGGATAAGACAACAAAAGCACTGAACTTAAAAACCAGTTCTCGTAAAAAGGTGATGGTAATATTTAAAGAAGCAGAAGAGCGAATACTGAATAGCCCTAATGTAAGCATTTAG
- a CDS encoding alpha/beta hydrolase, whose protein sequence is MLKQIVLTGLVIIGIVITLMYLFQRHLIYFPNRHTPKLEDYNASDMKVVSLRTKDNLHLKSWYKPASKHRPTILYLHGNAGHIGYRMPLVREFIDAGLGVFLLEYRGYGGNPGKPGEKGLYEDGETAIEFLIQHGVPSKRVILYGESIGTGVATHLATKYPVCAVILQSPFTSLTRLAQYHYPLNFLKPWDQYNSLARMKKINAPILVLHGKLDQIVPYQEGLNVFNEANEPKKMVSFDDKEHNDLWSADNFSREIIQFALNQCS, encoded by the coding sequence ATGCTGAAACAAATTGTGCTAACCGGCCTAGTTATTATAGGGATTGTCATTACGCTAATGTACTTATTTCAGCGTCACCTCATTTATTTCCCTAATAGACATACCCCAAAGTTGGAAGATTACAATGCATCGGATATGAAAGTAGTTTCCTTACGTACAAAAGATAATTTACATTTAAAATCCTGGTATAAACCTGCAAGCAAGCATCGCCCTACAATACTCTATTTGCATGGGAATGCAGGCCATATTGGTTACAGAATGCCTTTGGTTCGTGAATTTATTGACGCTGGTTTAGGCGTATTTTTATTAGAATATCGTGGTTATGGAGGCAATCCGGGCAAACCTGGCGAGAAAGGTCTTTATGAAGATGGAGAAACAGCCATTGAATTTTTAATTCAACATGGTGTGCCATCAAAGCGCGTGATTCTATATGGGGAATCCATAGGTACCGGCGTAGCAACTCACCTTGCCACAAAATACCCGGTTTGTGCGGTTATACTTCAATCACCCTTTACATCACTAACCAGGCTTGCCCAGTATCACTACCCATTGAACTTCCTTAAACCCTGGGATCAATATAATTCACTTGCCCGTATGAAAAAAATTAATGCCCCCATTCTGGTTTTGCATGGAAAACTGGATCAGATAGTACCGTATCAAGAGGGCTTAAATGTTTTTAATGAAGCCAATGAACCTAAAAAAATGGTTTCTTTTGACGACAAAGAACATAATGATTTGTGGAGCGCTGATAATTTTTCGAGGGAAATTATTCAATTTGCTTTAAACCAGTGTTCCTAA
- a CDS encoding class II glutamine amidotransferase produces the protein MCRFVAYLGRPTLLENVLVRPKNSIIMQSLHARETKYRTNGDGFGLGWYSPEVSSDPALFTSVYPAWNDRNLLHLTAKIQSPCFFAHVRSASAGGVTNYNCHPFIYGDWMLMHNGEINDFIDVKRHIRHLLDDDIYHWVKGQTDSEHLFGLFLQLAKGRDITQLSVAADVLQETINKILEVIGQFGHSGPSYFNICLTNGKKIIATRYCSHEKKKPLTLHYLIGYVLSTQGLWIKEEGNPAYVVVSSERLNDLDEGWEDVPPQHMILIDENKNIQLRPLQTLG, from the coding sequence ATGTGTCGATTCGTTGCTTATTTGGGACGCCCTACGCTATTGGAAAATGTGTTGGTAAGACCTAAGAATTCAATCATCATGCAAAGTCTGCATGCGCGCGAAACCAAATATCGAACCAATGGAGATGGTTTTGGTTTGGGATGGTATTCACCAGAAGTTAGCTCTGATCCTGCTTTGTTCACCTCCGTTTATCCAGCCTGGAACGATAGAAATCTTTTACACTTAACAGCAAAAATTCAGTCTCCTTGTTTTTTTGCTCATGTTCGCTCTGCCAGTGCAGGAGGAGTAACCAATTATAACTGCCATCCCTTTATTTATGGCGATTGGATGTTAATGCATAATGGGGAAATTAATGATTTTATTGATGTGAAAAGGCATATAAGGCATTTGTTGGATGATGACATTTACCATTGGGTTAAAGGTCAAACAGATTCTGAGCATTTGTTTGGTTTGTTTTTGCAATTAGCAAAAGGAAGAGACATTACTCAACTATCGGTGGCTGCTGATGTGCTGCAAGAAACTATTAACAAAATATTGGAAGTAATAGGACAATTTGGCCATAGTGGACCTTCCTATTTTAATATTTGTCTTACAAATGGTAAAAAGATTATCGCTACCCGCTATTGCAGTCATGAGAAGAAAAAACCTTTGACGCTGCATTATTTGATTGGGTATGTATTATCTACTCAAGGGTTATGGATAAAAGAAGAAGGTAATCCAGCTTATGTTGTAGTCTCTTCTGAAAGGCTAAATGATTTGGATGAAGGATGGGAAGATGTGCCACCACAACATATGATACTGATTGATGAAAATAAAAACATTCAGTTGCGCCCTTTACAAACATTGGGTTAA
- a CDS encoding M13 family metallopeptidase, translated as MKFKIATCIVTMLSSFIVFSSNSNFSDNNTNDLLHLDWRDTSVSPAVDFYTYANGNWKKNNPIPADYASWGSFYVVNEKVQNIIHQMLINASKNTHAKPGSIEQKVGDFYFSGMDVDSIDKSGITPLKPEFTKIEEIKNLKDLQAEIAHLHKIGVGPLFNFGSMQDFKDSTSMIGAVMQGGLGLPDRDYYLKKEAKFKQVREAYVNHLTKMFGLLGDSPEMAAKEAKIVMDIETQLAKASMSQVEQRDPHAIYHMMTITELDKLTPNFSWSQYLSARGQGKIKKINFAMPDFFKAMNELLQSVSLDEWKIYLRWHLIDAFAPYLSKPFVDQNFKMVSALTGTQKLLPRWKRVVNTENGALGFAIGELYVEKYFSPESKQKVLDILKNIRAVLQEDIKTLSWMSPKTRDAALKKLDLMEERVGYPTKWWDYSSLKIDRGPYVLNVIRANEFLINRDLDKIGKPVDRSEWAMTPQTINAYYDPSMNNLNIPAGILQSPFFDPKAPTAINYGAIGYVIGHEMTHGFDDQGAQFDGYGNLKNWWAPNDLSKFKNATQCIADQFSKYVVDGDLHVQGQLVVGEATADLGGMILAYKAFQRSKEYKNAKTIEGITPDQQFFLGTAHVWAMNVRPEQLRNQVTTDPHPPAVYRVNGSLANMPQFQEAFNIPNGSPMISKNRCIIW; from the coding sequence ATGAAATTTAAGATTGCAACTTGTATTGTTACGATGTTATCCAGTTTTATAGTATTTTCTTCCAACTCCAATTTTTCCGATAATAATACAAACGATCTTCTTCATCTTGACTGGCGTGATACCAGTGTGTCACCAGCTGTGGATTTTTATACCTATGCCAATGGCAATTGGAAAAAGAATAACCCAATACCCGCTGATTATGCTTCCTGGGGAAGTTTTTATGTTGTAAATGAGAAAGTACAAAATATTATTCATCAGATGTTAATCAATGCATCCAAGAATACTCATGCTAAACCTGGAAGTATTGAGCAGAAAGTGGGGGATTTTTATTTTAGCGGTATGGATGTTGATAGCATTGATAAGTCAGGTATCACGCCTCTAAAACCAGAATTCACTAAAATAGAAGAAATTAAGAATCTCAAAGATTTACAGGCTGAAATTGCCCATCTGCACAAAATAGGTGTAGGGCCTTTGTTTAATTTTGGCAGCATGCAAGATTTTAAGGACAGCACTTCCATGATAGGTGCTGTTATGCAAGGGGGATTGGGACTCCCAGACAGAGATTATTATCTTAAAAAAGAAGCTAAATTTAAACAGGTAAGAGAAGCTTATGTTAACCATCTTACTAAAATGTTTGGGCTATTGGGTGACAGTCCTGAAATGGCGGCAAAAGAAGCTAAAATTGTAATGGATATTGAAACTCAATTGGCTAAAGCGTCCATGTCACAAGTGGAGCAACGAGATCCACACGCCATTTATCATATGATGACCATTACTGAATTGGATAAATTGACACCTAATTTTTCCTGGTCTCAATACTTGAGCGCTAGAGGTCAGGGCAAAATTAAAAAAATCAATTTTGCTATGCCTGATTTCTTCAAAGCGATGAATGAATTATTACAGTCAGTTAGTTTGGATGAATGGAAAATTTATCTGCGTTGGCATTTAATAGATGCATTCGCTCCTTATTTATCCAAACCGTTTGTCGATCAGAATTTTAAGATGGTTTCTGCATTAACTGGTACACAAAAACTATTACCAAGGTGGAAAAGAGTAGTTAACACTGAAAACGGTGCATTGGGATTTGCAATCGGAGAATTGTATGTAGAGAAATATTTTTCTCCTGAATCCAAACAAAAGGTCTTGGATATACTAAAAAATATCAGAGCAGTATTACAAGAAGATATAAAAACTTTAAGCTGGATGTCACCCAAGACTCGTGATGCGGCATTGAAAAAGCTAGATTTAATGGAAGAACGAGTTGGTTATCCCACCAAATGGTGGGATTATTCCAGCTTGAAAATAGATCGCGGCCCCTACGTATTGAATGTTATCAGAGCAAACGAATTCTTGATCAATCGAGATCTCGACAAAATTGGTAAACCTGTAGATAGAAGTGAATGGGCGATGACACCTCAAACGATCAACGCGTATTATGATCCTTCAATGAATAACCTCAATATACCCGCAGGTATATTACAATCTCCCTTTTTTGATCCAAAGGCTCCGACTGCCATAAATTATGGAGCAATAGGGTATGTTATAGGTCATGAAATGACGCATGGATTTGATGATCAAGGTGCTCAATTTGATGGTTATGGAAATTTGAAAAATTGGTGGGCGCCAAATGATTTATCAAAATTCAAAAATGCGACACAATGCATTGCTGATCAATTCTCAAAATATGTAGTAGATGGCGATCTGCATGTACAGGGACAATTGGTTGTTGGCGAAGCAACTGCAGATCTGGGCGGAATGATCTTGGCATATAAAGCGTTTCAGCGTTCAAAAGAGTACAAGAATGCTAAAACGATAGAAGGAATTACCCCTGATCAACAATTTTTCTTAGGAACAGCTCATGTTTGGGCTATGAATGTCAGGCCGGAGCAACTTCGTAATCAAGTGACAACAGATCCACATCCGCCTGCTGTATACAGAGTCAATGGTAGCTTGGCAAATATGCCTCAATTTCAAGAGGCATTTAATATTCCAAATGGTAGCCCTATGATAAGTAAGAATCGTTGCATCATATGGTAA
- the lpxC gene encoding UDP-3-O-acyl-N-acetylglucosamine deacetylase yields MIKQRTPKKVIQATGVGLHSGEKVLLTLRPAPVNTGIVFRRVDLSPVVEIPASYEYVGDTMLCTTLHHGKVKIATVEHLLSALAGLGIDNAYIDVNAPEIPIMDGSAAPFVFLIQSAGIREQNAAKRYIRILKPIRVEENGKYVQFLPHKGYKITFTIGFEHPVFNDRPQTVSFDFSGTSYVKEVCRARTFGFLSDYEKLRECDLAKGGSLDNAIVVDDYRVLNEDGLRFESEFVTHKVLDAIGDLYLLGSSLIGAFEGYKSGHELNNRLLRELMVRQDAWEYTYFDTENYLPAVHPEYYPVEA; encoded by the coding sequence ATGATAAAACAAAGAACTCCTAAAAAGGTAATCCAGGCTACTGGTGTTGGATTACATTCCGGTGAGAAAGTGCTTTTAACCTTAAGACCAGCTCCTGTAAACACAGGTATCGTTTTTAGACGCGTCGATTTGTCACCAGTTGTCGAAATACCTGCCTCCTACGAATACGTCGGAGATACCATGCTTTGCACCACCCTTCATCATGGCAAGGTGAAAATTGCAACGGTGGAGCATTTATTATCCGCCCTGGCCGGGTTAGGAATTGATAACGCCTATATAGATGTCAATGCCCCAGAGATTCCAATTATGGATGGAAGTGCCGCCCCATTTGTATTTTTAATTCAATCAGCGGGTATAAGAGAGCAAAATGCAGCAAAAAGATATATCCGAATTCTTAAACCTATACGAGTCGAAGAAAATGGAAAGTATGTTCAGTTCCTTCCTCATAAAGGATATAAAATAACATTTACCATAGGTTTTGAGCACCCGGTTTTTAATGATAGACCACAAACAGTAAGCTTTGATTTTTCTGGAACATCGTATGTCAAAGAAGTTTGTAGGGCGAGAACTTTTGGTTTTCTTTCAGATTATGAAAAATTGAGAGAGTGCGACCTGGCAAAAGGCGGTAGTCTAGATAATGCTATTGTAGTAGATGATTATCGTGTCCTTAATGAAGATGGTCTCCGCTTCGAATCAGAATTTGTTACTCATAAAGTATTAGATGCTATCGGTGATCTTTATTTATTGGGTTCCAGTTTAATTGGCGCATTTGAAGGATATAAATCTGGTCACGAATTAAACAACAGATTGTTGCGTGAATTAATGGTAAGGCAGGATGCTTGGGAATATACCTATTTTGATACAGAAAATTATCTGCCCGCGGTTCACCCTGAATATTATCCTGTTGAAGCCTGA
- the ftsZ gene encoding cell division protein FtsZ, whose product MFELMESSQQENNAVIKVVGVGGGGGNAVEHMVAENIDGVEFICANTDAQALRGSSAKIHIQLGDALTKGLGAGANPQIGREAAEEDREHIKEILSGADMVFITAGMGGGTGTGAAPVFAEIAKELGILTVAVVTKPFSFEGKQRALAAEEGIRRLAEHVDSLITIPNNKLLSVLGKNISLLNAFKAANNVLLGAVKGISDLITRPGLINVDFADVRTVMSEMGMAMMGTGSAVGEQRARQAAEAAIASPLLEDVNFSGARGILVNITAGLDMSIGEFEEVGDVVKEFISDDATVVVGTVIDPEMTDEMRVTVIVTGLGDNRQRQQQPQQPLRARLVETTRSDGSLDYQQLERPAVIRKQAQTGTATTATKQTNNGNESVPDVDYLDIPAFLRRQEEA is encoded by the coding sequence ATGTTTGAATTAATGGAAAGCAGCCAGCAAGAAAATAATGCTGTCATCAAGGTTGTAGGTGTTGGTGGTGGCGGTGGTAACGCTGTCGAACATATGGTCGCTGAAAATATTGATGGTGTGGAATTTATTTGTGCGAATACCGATGCACAAGCTTTAAGAGGTTCCAGTGCCAAAATACACATTCAATTGGGTGATGCATTGACCAAGGGCTTGGGGGCAGGTGCTAATCCACAAATTGGAAGAGAAGCAGCAGAAGAAGACAGAGAGCACATTAAAGAGATTCTTAGTGGTGCAGATATGGTCTTTATTACAGCCGGAATGGGCGGAGGAACAGGGACAGGAGCTGCGCCTGTTTTTGCTGAAATTGCTAAGGAATTAGGTATTTTAACGGTCGCTGTGGTAACTAAACCATTTTCTTTTGAAGGAAAACAAAGGGCGCTTGCTGCTGAGGAAGGTATTCGACGCTTGGCTGAGCACGTGGATTCGTTAATTACTATTCCTAATAATAAATTATTAAGTGTTTTAGGAAAAAATATTAGTTTGCTCAATGCGTTCAAAGCTGCAAATAATGTGTTGCTTGGTGCTGTGAAAGGTATTTCTGATTTAATTACCCGCCCTGGTTTGATCAACGTTGATTTTGCGGATGTGCGTACGGTGATGTCAGAAATGGGAATGGCCATGATGGGAACAGGAAGCGCAGTTGGTGAGCAAAGGGCACGTCAAGCGGCCGAAGCAGCGATTGCATCTCCTTTATTGGAGGATGTGAATTTCTCCGGCGCTCGCGGAATCTTAGTGAATATCACCGCAGGCCTTGATATGTCTATTGGTGAATTTGAAGAAGTGGGTGACGTGGTTAAAGAATTCATTTCTGATGATGCCACTGTAGTTGTTGGAACTGTTATTGATCCTGAAATGACTGACGAGATGAGAGTAACTGTGATTGTGACTGGTTTAGGTGATAATAGACAGCGTCAGCAACAGCCACAACAACCTCTTAGAGCACGCCTGGTTGAAACGACAAGAAGCGATGGGTCTCTTGATTATCAACAATTGGAGAGACCGGCGGTGATTCGTAAGCAGGCTCAGACTGGTACTGCAACAACAGCTACAAAGCAAACTAATAATGGTAATGAGAGTGTTCCTGATGTGGATTACCTGGACATACCGGCGTTTTTACGTAGGCAAGAAGAAGCATAG
- the ftsA gene encoding cell division protein FtsA produces MAKKIEKNIITGLDIGTSKIIALIGEVTSDGTIEIIGIGRHPSRGLKRGVVVDIETTVNSIQRAVQEAELMAGCEVRTVYAGIAGSHIRSLNSHGIVAIRDQEVSQADVERVIDAAKAVAIPADQKILHILPQEFIIDHQGSIREPIGMAGVRLESRVHIVTGSVSAAQNIVKCVRRCGLDVIDIILEQLASSHAVLTEDEKELGVCLIDIGGGTTDIAIFCEGAIQHTSVIPIAGDQVTNDIAMALRTPTKAAEAIKVNHACALPELANPNQMLEVTSVNDRPGRKISAKALADVVSARYEELFSLVRNELRRSGFEDRLAAGIVLTGGASNVRGAIELAELCFEMPVRKGCAHYVSGLTEATENPSFATGVGLLLHGFQQQYESGYNVPAMNDNGKSIWSRMKEWFQGNF; encoded by the coding sequence ATGGCTAAAAAAATAGAAAAAAATATTATCACAGGGTTGGATATTGGAACTTCAAAAATTATTGCATTAATTGGTGAAGTAACATCAGATGGAACGATAGAAATTATAGGTATTGGCCGTCATCCCTCTCGCGGATTAAAGCGAGGAGTTGTAGTTGATATAGAAACCACAGTCAATTCAATCCAACGTGCTGTACAAGAAGCCGAATTAATGGCTGGTTGTGAGGTGAGGACTGTTTACGCAGGCATTGCTGGCAGCCATATACGTAGCCTTAATTCCCATGGTATTGTGGCCATCCGTGATCAGGAAGTATCTCAAGCCGATGTGGAAAGGGTTATCGATGCAGCAAAGGCCGTGGCAATCCCTGCTGATCAAAAAATACTTCATATATTACCGCAAGAATTTATCATTGATCATCAAGGCAGTATTCGTGAACCGATAGGTATGGCTGGTGTAAGGCTGGAATCTCGGGTTCATATTGTTACTGGTTCTGTCAGTGCTGCCCAAAATATTGTGAAGTGTGTCAGGCGCTGTGGTTTGGATGTGATTGATATTATTCTGGAGCAATTAGCTTCAAGCCATGCTGTTCTTACTGAGGATGAAAAAGAGCTTGGGGTTTGTTTAATTGACATAGGTGGCGGCACTACTGACATTGCGATATTTTGTGAGGGAGCTATCCAGCATACCTCAGTCATACCGATTGCAGGCGATCAAGTGACAAATGATATTGCAATGGCCTTGCGTACGCCAACCAAGGCGGCAGAAGCAATTAAGGTCAATCATGCTTGTGCATTACCAGAATTAGCCAATCCAAACCAAATGTTAGAAGTTACCAGTGTCAATGATAGACCTGGGCGAAAAATCTCGGCCAAAGCTTTGGCAGATGTCGTTTCAGCTCGATATGAGGAACTATTTTCACTGGTACGTAATGAATTACGCCGAAGCGGGTTTGAAGACCGTTTGGCTGCTGGTATTGTTCTAACAGGTGGAGCTTCCAATGTAAGAGGAGCAATTGAGTTGGCCGAACTTTGTTTTGAAATGCCAGTCAGAAAAGGATGTGCGCATTATGTCTCCGGTTTGACAGAAGCGACAGAAAATCCTTCGTTTGCAACAGGGGTTGGTTTACTGCTTCATGGCTTTCAACAGCAATATGAAAGTGGCTATAATGTGCCAGCAATGAATGATAATGGTAAAAGCATTTGGTCACGCATGAAAGAATGGTTTCAAGGAAATTTTTAG
- a CDS encoding cell division protein FtsQ/DivIB yields MEVNSVGLRYLTIMGLLILSALLLAGRLGYLYLADAERFPITTIKVAATYEHITHKELENVLAKYLDASFFLLSVKGLQSELNSMSWIDTAYVERVWPDTLKIKLTEKKPVAIWGDALMTRDGKLFNQGSVPSDLDIPKLKGPQSQQLEVLQVYEKLSKILSSYGLNASGLYLRDNQSWVLLLNHSVKIYLGKKELEERLLRFCKAYPAVFAEKADQLAGVDLRYPRGMAVQWKQQMGR; encoded by the coding sequence ATGGAAGTGAACTCTGTCGGCTTGCGTTATTTAACGATAATGGGTTTGTTAATTCTTAGTGCTTTGCTGCTAGCGGGTCGCTTAGGCTATTTATATCTTGCTGATGCAGAGCGTTTTCCAATTACAACGATCAAAGTTGCAGCGACGTATGAACATATAACACATAAAGAATTGGAGAATGTGTTAGCTAAATATCTGGATGCCAGTTTCTTTTTATTATCAGTAAAAGGATTGCAAAGTGAATTGAATTCAATGAGTTGGATTGATACTGCCTATGTAGAAAGAGTTTGGCCAGATACATTGAAAATTAAACTCACTGAAAAAAAGCCTGTAGCGATTTGGGGTGATGCTCTAATGACAAGGGATGGAAAGTTGTTCAATCAGGGTTCTGTTCCATCTGATTTGGATATTCCCAAATTAAAGGGTCCGCAATCTCAGCAATTAGAAGTCTTACAAGTTTATGAAAAATTGAGTAAGATATTATCATCATACGGTTTAAATGCTTCAGGCTTGTATTTAAGAGATAATCAATCCTGGGTGTTGCTGCTTAATCATAGTGTAAAAATATACTTGGGAAAGAAAGAGTTAGAAGAGCGGTTGCTGCGTTTTTGTAAAGCATACCCTGCTGTTTTTGCTGAAAAAGCAGATCAGTTGGCTGGCGTGGACCTGCGTTATCCACGTGGCATGGCAGTGCAGTGGAAACAACAAATGGGACGATAA